The sequence GTGATCCTGAAATCACCCAATCTGAATCTACTGGGCACAAAAAAGGttagtagtaggcctatactATTGCTAAATTAGTCACCAATTTCAGGTGTTCAATATAACGTCAGCAAATAGGCTACAACACACAGTGTCGTAGGCTGAACGCTTGAATTGAATGAACTCACTTAATTTAAAGTGTTGAGAAACTGTTAGGATCATCAGTCTGGCCACGCCTGTTCATGGAGCAAATTCACGCTTGCGTTGTCTCTTTTAACATTCACACATTTAATACTTTAAGGATGCAGCCACACACGCTACTTATTAATAATTTGAACTTTACTCACAGAGTGGGCGTCGATGAGGATGGAGGTGTGCATTTATCTCGTGAGAGCCTGTGTGGCCTGCTGCTATCTATTGGAGCGCTTCCATTTGGAACGCGTCCAGAACGGGCCACCGTGCGTCTTCTATCTCGGAGGTGTGGACCCCGGTTGCGCCCACTCCCTAGTCCATATTTAAGAGCCCACTTCGGCGAATTAGCTACATATTGAACTGTGCCACAGAGTCCAATCTGACCACACTATTCAAGATGAGTCTCACACCAAGGGACAAGGCGACCGTCAGGCTCTTCTGGGGCAAGATGTCCGCGAAGGCCGAGCTTATCGGCGCCGATGCTCTTTCAAGGTATGCTTACTCCAGTCACACAATTACAGTTAGGGGGAAAAACGTGAACAAtttgctgtgtttttttatttatcaatGTATTTacttgtccccctccccctcccaggatGCTCGCTGTGTACCCGCAGACCAAGACTTACTTCAGCCACTGGAAGAGCCTCAGCCCTGGTTCCTCTGAAGTGAAGAAGCACGGCAAGACCATCATGATGGGCATCGGAGATGCTGTGACCAAGATGGATGACCTGGAAAGGGGTCTTCTCACTCTGAGCGAGCTGCACGCCTTCAAGCTGAGAGTTGACCCCACCAACTTCAAGGTCAGTGGTAGGAAAGTGATGGAAATCAATTTCAACGCAatgtgatattattattattatccaggTCTTTTAATAATAATAGGTAATGTATTTTTCCTATTTTTCCTCCTACAGCTTCTCTCACTCAACATCTTGGTGGTTATGGCTATTATGTTCCCTGAGGATTTCACCCCAATGGCTCATTTGGCCGTCGACAAGTTCCTGTGTGCTTTGGCCCTGGCTCTGTCCGAGAAGTACCGATAAACTGAGATCGGTCGGATATAGGCAGACAATAGGATGGATGAAAGTATCAGGTTCCTGTTGAGTCTTCTGTTGAAAACATATGAATAAAAGTTTGAATCCCATCATTATTGTTTTCCATTGTCATTATTCCATTCCATTGCGGTTGAATCGCGCAGTTAACCACGTCCTTTTCAACTTGTTCGCTTGACCTTGATTTCACAAATAATATAGCCttcaaataatattttatataatatgcAGGTTAAACGTCTAGACGGATTATAGCATTGTTAgcaaatatttataaaatatatgtaggcctataagtTATTTTGATTGCAAAGTAGACTCTGTTTGCTTACTGCTTAGTTATCTGTTAATGTTATTAGAAAAAATAATTTTGTAGTGTAGGCTTTTCATGATAACGTGGTGTAAACTCGATTTTATAATCTCAGGTCTTCTTGGAAAAAATCGTGCTTAGCCTCAAACTACAATACAGGTCAATGCAAATAACATGTAATTCTAAGCGATGCATGACCTAATGTCACCTGTTGCGCGTTAATTTCAGACGTTCCAAGATGGcgtcctccaatcagagcaccTGTTGGGTGGCGCAAACGAGCATCCTCCCCAATCCCACTCTCTAAGCCCAGCCCTATGATGGCACATTTAAGTTTTGTTTAGTTGAATAAATAGCCTTAGGAGCCTATAATTAAGTAGGATATTTTGGCTACAGAGTGAAAAACATACggtaatgtttttttattggttttgaCAGAGGAAAGTTCCCCGGTCCTCTGAATTGAACGAACAGTGCAtttgttgtagttgttgttgttcacGGTAGTCCTACTGTCCATGCAGCGCTACTAGTGGTACTGGCTTCCCAAAGAGAAGACGACAACGGACAAGAACTTCTGGAACGCGGCCTGGATGTCCGGGGTGAATGCACTGCCCCACTGGGTGGCAATGGCGATTGCAAGGCAGTCAGCAAGCAGCTGTGGGGgtacgaaaaaaaaaaacattcccatTAAAACGTGTCTAATTTATATCTATTTATCATGGTGGTGATATCCATGCAGAATCATTTGAGGCTTGCTTAGGCCTACTCTGAAGTTGTCAGGGTCCACGTGAAACTGATCGGAGTGCAGCTGACTGAGCTCGCAATAGCTCTCCTTGATGTGATCCATGTTCTTCACGGCTCGGTCCAGTCCGTGGAGCACTTTTTTCCCGTGGTTTGCCACCATCTCGTTGCCCATGATTGCCTCGGCGTTGTAGAGGGCCCCGAAGTTTCCAAAGTACCTCCGAGTCCACGGGTACACAACCAGGCACCTGGATGAGGAATACAAAATGTGAGACAACCTACAATTTGGGAATATCAATATCTTTCGTGGAgttcaaaacatttttttgcaaGATGAACCTACCTTGTGAGGGCGGCGGGACCCACCACGTCATAGTCGATCTTAGAGAAGATGTCCTTGATTGTATCGCGCTCAAATTCTGTCCACTCTACCATTTTTGCCGGCTGTGGTGATTGTTTCCTCTGGTATTGGGTCACTGGATTATGCTTTTCTCTTTCTCCGCTCCCATAAGCGAGTGGACGGTGTGAGTCACGGTTGACTGGCAAAGCCCCCTTCTTGAGATGTTGCAGAGACGATAAACCAAAGCAGAACTAGGCCTATTTTGCCTTTTTAAATTGCGCAATAATTGATAGCCCTAACCCTACTTGTTGTCGGTTTATTTAGTGAGTATAGGCCTAGCCTACGACCTGCTTAATAACCGAGATTACTATTTATTATTGCAATTGTAGCAGTAAAATGGTTTAACATTTGATTAATCTTAACTTGTCTTATACTTGCATGTCATCTTTTGATGTGTGAGTTGCTTCAAGTAACATCCATACggaatttttatttttcaattgtgCCTTTTCTGCTTCACTTTATGGTTGAAATGTTTTTATTGGCTGGGCTGCTTTATTGATGCAAAGGAAAAAACATTCAGGCACCAAGTGACAATTCATATGGAATATTGTGCAGTAATCCTGTATTtgctttcaaatatttattctCCCCTGGATCAACTTTTCTCAAAAATCATGGTATAGGCCTATATCATTCATAACAACAACTAATATTATCCCTGTTGagtcaacatataaacatgTTTACTCATCTGTCCTTTTTTGTTGGGCGAAGTTATACCTCTTAACGTGTGAatgtgcaacccggtatcacgccaaagcgtgaaatagatacgtttgtccacctcgcaaggcgtgttcagtgtcacgctttgcctgacccaAAGCGTGACCTAtaggctctcagatatacgtgtttctaacaagatgatatcactaaaagttacataaagtaacggtttaataacacaaccacagaaaacacgtgagctgctagtatagcgaaagcagcgtgacagcgtccctagcaacctgacgtcgttgaaacatgcgagcgagccgataaaatcttcctaatattTATAAAACTAAATATCATACACAATCGCTgattgaagattatgcaagtaaaaagtaggcctacctatatTTCTCgccagaaatgttattagaaacacgtttaatggtgaatcggtcctaaaatattgcatttcccattcagataatcaagattaataaagatcatacacattcactgactgaagataaTGCAAGggaaaagtatatttctcgctagaaatgttattagaaacacgtttaatgttgtatctgtcctaaaatattgcatttcccattcagataataaagattaataggctacgtaacaatttcaccaaatgctgggAGAACgtctcgccccctgttggtgctattcctccattcaAGATGAGCGGAAGAAAGAGTGCTCctcacgctttggtcaggcaaagcgtgacacTGAACACTCCTCGGGTTGGAATGTGACACATATTCACGTCTAAtgcattaatttaaaaaaatgctttGGGAGTTGCAAACTTTtaggatttattttttctctcctGCACAATATAACAGTGACACCCTCTCTTCAATTCTTCATTGCAGGTGCACAAATGCCAGTGAGTGTACTAatcaaaatgtagaaaaactcCAGTTGCATAAGGTGCAAAACCCATTGATACTCTATCATAATATTTGTCATGGACAAAATCTTAATTCCGAGATTGCATTCAGAATTTTttgattaaagtcagaattcttcGAATATAGTCAGAATTCTTAAAATGAAAATCGGAATTTGGAGTTTAATCTCACAGGGTAATCCAACTTTCTAAAGGGAGTAGCCTACCTAaattcagagagagagtcacGTTGACATAGCCTACTACAGGGGAAAGCTTACCGAAGAAATCGGATGTAAAAAGGTGTTGCTTGTTCGAGGATCCCGTTTTTTTAGTTctgagtttaaagtcagaattcagaGAATAAAATCAGAACTGTAATCAGAATTTGCGATTGGGCAAACGGGTTGTCCATCTCTGAACAGCATCCCCACGCCTCCTATGGCTCTACACAGGTCACAGGTGCACAGGTGCACTTTCGCTCCACATTTCACCAAGAtatgtggtaaaaaaaaaaaaagtgaaggcGCATATGGGGCTTGTCATTTGTGAGCGGAAAAATGCAGATGAGTCTCGCAGAGGCAGAATGGCTAGTAAAATATTAGTAAACGTGAGAAAATATTATAAAGGTGTGCAATTGTCATTTCATGATTCACATACTAATTCATCCATTTACTTTTCCAAATGTCCTGATTCGTCAAAAGCATTTCTAGAGCCATTGGATTTTGATACTgaaaattatttaattcattagtATATACGGAATTACTGAATATAGTCACAGTTGCCCTGCGAACCCATTTCAATGTAACACACAACAATGGCAACGCCGCTTTCACTACTGTCTTTACCGACACAAGCGTCTATGGTTTTCAATATTTTTCCTTTTTGCCCGATAGGATACATTGGTTGAATAAAATTCAACACTAATCTTTAAGATCACCAGATTTTAAAAGTGTCAGCCTCAATTTACAGGCTCTCCAGTAACTCTTTCGATGTACAAGACGAAAACCGTAACAATTTGGGCCGGGGAATCAGGAGACGCTTGAGCTGTGATTGGGCGGAATTGTCACGACCCGGGTCAAAGGGCGCAATTGACAGCTCGATGGACCAATGGCTGGCGCAAACATGAGCCCAAACGCAAATGACAGTGAGGCCAACGGAAGTGAGAGAGCTTAACTTTGCACCAGCAGCAAAGCATTGGGTCAGAGAACATGGATGTATGGCTCCGGACATATTAGTGTCGTGTTAGCCTCTGGGATGCAGACATGTATAACAACACCGAGCTACTCGAGGAGCAGAAGTCCATGGACCGAAGTGGCGACCCGAGCAGCCCCATCAGCGTCATATTAGTCAGCTCGGGCAGTCGAGGAAACAAGCTGCTCTTCCGCTACCCCTTCCAGAGGCTCGCAGAATGTCCGTCGTCCCCAGGTAAGagatcatcagcagcagcagcatcatcatcatcatcatcatcatcatattatCGACCGGTTTAAACACCTGACTATGAATTTGATCTTGATTCAGCGAGGCTAATCATAATCTGACGCATGTATAGTTGAGTAGATCAACTGCTAGTCTGAGTGGCAGAAACATCCACTTCCACATACAACCCTCGCTAAAACTTAACTCCTTTATTGTTTTGTACATCGTTGTGCCATTTCGTAGCGGAAATTGGTATATATTCAAAGTAAGATAATAATTGTTTCTCTCAAGCTAAACAACGAAGTCCATATGCATTGGTGAACACAACTGGGGATGTGCTTGAAGATCAGGATGGAGATTCAAGGTAtggatttttttgtttgtttgctgctTAACATTTGTATTGAACACAGTTCTGCATTAAACATATTTCCTAATCGAGTTGTTAAGTATGTGTCAGTTGCTTTCTGCCATGGCGACCTTCCATCTCATACCAATTCGGGCTGCTGTGAAAATAGCTATTTGGCCTTGTTTGTCACCTTTTATGTATTCTTATTTTCTCCTTGGCTTCTAACATTTCTGTCTATTCTGCAATATACCGAAAGGTAGAAACATTTTCCTGAAACTAAGATTATTAGgaattatataaaatacatataaaatgACTAGGAAAGGATTGGTGGAAAACAAATCTCTGCTGCTCTGTTTCACCAAATAGCCCACTATATCAGTCACAgtggaaaaataatataataataattggccTATTATTTAAGGACAACCATACCTTTCGTTATAGTATAATTGTATACAATTAATATTTGTACAAATGTATTATCATCCATTTGCTCTCTCATGTATGTTACTCTGTAGTATAGCATAATATCAAGTGTGGAATACCAGAGTTTACAGCCTGAAGTTTTTATTGCTGAAGTTAGTGACATTATTTAGTTAACAAAAGTattggtgtggggggggggggcaaaatgTCATCTTCAGCACATTGGACATGCCCTGAGCTTTGCATTTACATCTTCACATAAGTCTGATATATTCAGCATCAGACACTTTCTTTCAGATTAAATGACCTTGATGAAGCCGCCCTCAAATGGAGACAACAAGGCTTGTGAAGGCTCTCTTGTTTCATGGcaaattagggatgggcactaTGATCACATTTAGTATTGAGATAATTATAGGGAATTTTACTCGATATTCATGAATACGTGATGTGCTTATGCATTCAAAATACCATTCTGAACAGTCTTGAGTGCCATCCCATTAATTTAAATGGTAATGATAATTATAGCAAATTTTCATAATTTAAGGTTGTATCTTGTCATCGTAAGGAGTTTACACTAGATATCATGATATGTCTATCTTTTCCTCAATTTACACAATATCCCTGAAATTCAAATAGTCCATGGAAGTATCACGGAAGTTATACATAGACTATCCACTTTAATGTTGGTCAACATTTATTCCTGCTCAGAGAAAATTGGTTATAGGTTCAGGTTGATAAAAATACAGTCGATAATGGGAGTTTTCTCAGTCTGCTTGGTACGGCGAAATATGCATAGTAAGCATATTTTTTCACAACTtcagtccatgtgtgtgttgcattgtCCCATTTCTGTTTGCACCTCTTCTTTTGCTTATGGCCCCATTCCCCGTTTCAGGGAGCAAACTCCACTAACTGACGAACAGTTGGTGTCAGGGTAAGACCACATAGCTCTAAAGCTGCTTCACTCTATATAGATCACCCCTGTCTTCCTccacctttttttttgtttgttttaacccAGGCTTTACTGCTGTCTAATGTGGAAACCCAATCTCAGAGAATCTTAGTGTAGCCTCCATTCAATGAATCCCTAATTTGGGTAAAATCTGTATTtcgagttgtgtcctgtgtcgttcctgtaaaataattgtttgactTAATTCATTTTCATTTCACCATGCAAGTGTAATTACACATGTGGCTCTCGAAGtgcacaaacaataaaaattaTTCTAAGCAAATCCACCTCCTTTTGATAAACACTAGCTTGATGGGGTCCAGAATATTTACCTACTCTTAAATATTACTacgattatttattattgtattatgttAATCTGGTTTACGGCATGAGCTACAACAAGCATGACTCTGACACATTTCCACATTGGGGGTCTCCTGACCAGTCGCCACTCAGTATTATGGTTAACACCTAACTGAGAATCATGCTTCAGGACAGATCCATCTGATTACCAAAACCCCTCTGCTTCTCATagagtgggacacacacacacacacacacacacacacacacacacacacacacacacacacagagagtgtgtgagacacacagacagctttCACATTCTCTTAACATGTACCTTTTGGTAAAACATTTTTTACTCTTTCCTCAAGGTTCTCCGACATTATCCTTGCCACAATCCTGGCCACCAAGTCTGACATTTGTGGGAAGAAGTTTGAGCTGAAAATAGACAATGTGCGTTTTGTGGGCCACCCTactctcctccagcacccgcACGTCATTCAGGTAATGATGTGTGCTGCATGGTTGCTTCAAGGACGGTTGGGCCTGATCTAACATTTAACCCCAGTTATAGTGGCTGATTAACTCTGTTGCTGGACACTCAGTTGGAGGAAATAAAGAGCAAGAATAACGATCTACCTTATGGTCATTGCAGACGTACAAGACACTGTACAAGAGGCATTTGACCCGTCACTAGGTGCAGGGGCCAGGGGCCGTTTACGGGCCCCGGGGACCCACTGCAGGTCTAATTCCGGAGAATTG comes from Gadus macrocephalus chromosome 2, ASM3116895v1 and encodes:
- the LOC132474442 gene encoding hemoglobin subunit alpha-2, producing the protein MELTELEKTTDKVVNQVDGIQDPFHHGVAMLPNVGGVGPEVFPVGEVDFGLGVDDDCAEDGEMEGGETNSIFKSPLRRISYILNCATESNLTTLFKMSLTPRDKATVRLFWGKMSAKAELIGADALSRMLAVYPQTKTYFSHWKSLSPGSSEVKKHGKTIMMGIGDAVTKMDDLERGLLTLSELHAFKLRVDPTNFKLLSLNILVVMAIMFPEDFTPMAHLAVDKFLCALALALSEKYR
- the LOC132447251 gene encoding hemoglobin subunit beta-like; translation: MVEWTEFERDTIKDIFSKIDYDVVGPAALTRCLVVYPWTRRYFGNFGALYNAEAIMGNEMVANHGKKVLHGLDRAVKNMDHIKESYCELSQLHSDQFHVDPDNFRLLADCLAIAIATQWGSAFTPDIQAAFQKFLSVVVFSLGSQYH